GCTGACGCGCAGGGCATTCGCGCCGACGCGCCGAAGGCTGGCAAAGTGCTTCGCGACTTCGCCTCGTAAATTTTCACCGCTTAACCCTTCACCGCAAAGGCGCAAAGGCGCAAAGGGAACGCAGAGAAGAACTCTGAATTTTGTGTCGAGGGGTTCGTGATGGTGTTCGAAGGGACGCAACAGCGAAAAGCAGCGTACCCAATCGACATAAGGCGGGTCGGCGCAGATACTACGGCAATTGGCATCCAGCCGATCGCCCGGACGGTCCGCAAGCTTCGGGGGGGTTCCGGAAGGAACGGGAATCGATTCAGGGCGGCTGGCATAGACTCCGGGGATCGCGAAATGAACAACATCGGTGACTTGAATTACTCCTTATTTTTTATGCACCTTCCAGGTGTCTTTTTAGGCACCTCGGAGGTGTCGACTTCTAGTTCGGCGTACAGGAGGGAGAAGGCCACTGACAGCCAACGGTTTTGAAAGGCGCGAAGGGCCGGAGCCTAATGGGGTGCCGCCGCTGGGCCTGGTCGGCTCTGCTGCGCTGTTTCGGGGCGGGCGCTCTGCTGCTGTTCCTGACAACGCGGGTAGCCGTCCCGGCGTTCGTCTCCGCTACCGGAGCGGAGACTGTCCTGATGTGGTTCTTGGCCGCAAGCATCGTCCTTTTTGGCCCTGTCCTCCTCGCCGCTGCCCTGCTGTTGCATCGAGAACGGGGTCCAGGAAGGCAGGGTTCGTTGGGGGCGCGGCTGTGGCTTCGCCCGATGAATGGCGGCGACTGGCTCTGGGCTGTCGGAGGGCTGGCTGCCATCGGCGTGCTGACCGGCGGCATCGGCGCCGTGCTCCGGATGCTGCAAGAGGAGAAGAATCTGCATCCTTCGTTCATGGTGTTCGAGCCGCTCGGTTCCGGCCGGTACTGGATTCTCGGCGCGTGGCTCCCGTTTTTTGTGCTGAACATCGTTGGGGAAGAGTTCGTCTGGCGGGGTGTCGCGCTGCCGCGGCAAGAGGTTGCCTTCGGGGGGCGGGCTTGGCTGGTCAACGGAATCCTGTGGTTGCTGTTCCACGCCGCCTTCCCCTGGCAGGTCCTGTTTACCCTGGTGCCGATCACGTTGATCCTGCCCTACGTTGTCCAGCGGCGGCGCAGCACATTGGCCGGGCTCGTTATCCACACCGGGTTCGGAGCGATGGGCTTCCTGGTCCTAGCATTCGGGCTCGCCTGAGAGTCCTCATAGCGCCGAACCAGGCGCTGCAGCAGACGGCGGGGCATGATTCGTTTCTGGGACCCACTGCTCACCGGTGCCCCGCTGCTGCTGAGCTTTATCGTTAGGAGCCACATGAACAAGTGGGT
Above is a genomic segment from Betaproteobacteria bacterium containing:
- a CDS encoding CPBP family intramembrane metalloprotease; translated protein: MWFLAASIVLFGPVLLAAALLLHRERGPGRQGSLGARLWLRPMNGGDWLWAVGGLAAIGVLTGGIGAVLRMLQEEKNLHPSFMVFEPLGSGRYWILGAWLPFFVLNIVGEEFVWRGVALPRQEVAFGGRAWLVNGILWLLFHAAFPWQVLFTLVPITLILPYVVQRRRSTLAGLVIHTGFGAMGFLVLAFGLA